Proteins from one Mercurialis annua linkage group LG7, ddMerAnnu1.2, whole genome shotgun sequence genomic window:
- the LOC126657006 gene encoding uncharacterized protein LOC126657006: MEKCRRKEPRNTSFLNFGNPLSAEIRDEPFPLNYKTPQLDDYNGTGDPITHLSCFQVVMMYQSLKEGSIRSFDELARAFRTHFAPSIQRKKKSNDLKLFYQKPGESLQSYIDRFNAEAVEVGNLNDDTVIDAMKDNTAMMAFRDNLITNPVQTYSQLMDRAWNYRNLDEEQQRKATQTTTQFQAPRTTFNQPSSARQDRFRPRNQQQSVPLRTKPHRPVKVEDQAFIPLNTVRSHILMWIQNNNEPVRYPPKLQYEGDRKKYCQFYDGHGHVTDECGSLKKEIDRLVQVGRLKDFVAQSKNCNSGGSYRGEHSGKREEAPPPKRQNISGVINAIAGGMADPEYKRGRRKRQKVVMNISVASPLPEVSFGSADGEGINLPHQDPLVISGLIENFWVMRQLVDEGSSVNLITKQAYLGIGCSILNLKPVKTPLVGLGGAPIQAEGVAELTVELGKENGSPEGGLVGITKKFKTLFMVVDMPLAYNVILGRPMLYNIGAVTCIKYLCMKIPTEDGVVTVRGRQDITKQCYLVSMREVSAIETMEVPDSDEGKLEPHGKLERVKLTGITPRSVQIGAELPKPINQEITDMLIRNEVEFVNTPGEIEGVDPAIISHKLNVDPKHKPVKQKKRAFVIDRQIAIRSEVDKLLAAGFIRRVYYPEWLSNVVLIKSQTGNGDCA, translated from the exons ATGGAAAAATGTAGGAGGAAAGAGCCGAGAAACACAAGCTTCCTGAACTTCGGAAACCCACTGTCGGCCGAGATACGAGATGAACCCTTCCCTTTAAACTACAAAACACCGCAGTTGGACGACTATAATGGAACAGGGGATCCGATCACACACTTGAGCTGTTTCCAAGTGGTTATGATG TATCAAAGCCTAAAGGAAGGCTCTATTCGAAGCTTTGACGAGCTGGCAAGAGCTTTCCGAACTCATTTCGCACCAAGCATACAGCGGAAAAAGAAGTCCAATGACCTAAAACTCTTTTACCAGAAGCCAGGAGAAAGTTTGCAGAGCTATATCGACCGATTCAATGCCGAAGCTGTCGAAGTAGGAAACTTAAATGACGATACCGTGATAGACGCAATGAAGGACAACACGGCGATGATGGCATTTAGAGATAACCTAATAACGAATCCGGTGCAAACTTACTCCCAGCTCATGGACCGAGCCTGGAATTACAGAAATTTGGATGAAGAGCAACAACGAAAAGCCACGCAAACAACAACACAGTTCCAAGCACCAAGGACTACTTTCAATCAGCCATCTTCGGCTAGACAAGATAGGTTCAGGCCAAGAAACCAACAACAATCCGTCCCACTGCGAACAAAACCACACCGACCAGTAAAAGTAGAAGATCAAGCTTTCATTCCACTTAACACAGTGAGATCGCACATCCTAATGTGGATACAGAACAATAACGAGCCAGTAAGATACCCACCAAAGCTTCAGTACGAAGGAGATAGGAAAAAATACTGCCAATTCTATGATGGCCACGGCCATGTCACCGATGAGTGTGGAAGTCTGAAGAAGGAAATTGACCGATTGGTGCAAGTCGGTCGCCTAAAAGATTTTGTCGCACAAAGCAAAAATTGTAACTCGGGAGGAAGCTACCGAGGAGAGCATAGTGGGAAAAGAGAAGAGGCACCACCACCGAAAAGACAAAATATATCGGGGGTAATTAACGCCATAGCAGGCGGAATGGCCGACCCAGAATACAAGCGAGGAAGGCGCAAAAGGCAAAAAGTGGTGATGAATATATCGGTAGCCAGCCCTCTACCCGAGGTCAGCTTCGGCTCAGCCGATGGCGAAGGAATAAATTTGCCACACCAAGACCCCTTGGTAATCTCGGGATTGATCGAAAATTTTTGGGTAATGAGGCAGTTGGTTGATGAAGGAAGTTCCGTTAACCTCATCACAAAGCAGGCATACCTCGGCATAGGGTGCTCAATACTAAACCTCAAACCGGTCAAAACCCCTCTAGTCGGTCTAGGGGGAGCACCGATACAAGCGGAAGGAGTAGCGGAACTAACAGTAGAGCTGGGAAAAGAAAATGGATCACCAGAAGGAGGCCTGGTCGGTATCACAAAGAAGTTTAAAACACTGTTTATGGTTGTCGACATGCCACTTGCTTATAATGTCATACTCGGCAGACCAATGTTATATAATATCGGGGCTGTCACATGCATCAAATACTTGTgtatgaaaataccaaccgaaGACGGAGTGGTGACAGTCAGAGGAAGGCAAGacataaccaaacaatgctACTTGGTATCAATGAGAGAAGTATCAGCCATTGAAACAATGGAGGTACCAGACTCGGATGAAGGCAAGCTCGAACCTCATGGAAAGTTGGAAAGGGTTAAGCTGACAGGAATAACACCAAGATCGGTCCAAATAGGCGCAGAACTACCTAAACCAATAAACCAGGAGATAACCGATATGCTAATCAGAAACGAAGTCGAATTCGTTAACACCCCAGGCGAGATAGAGGGGGTTGACCCGGCAATAATATCACATAAACTAAATGTTGACCCAAAGCACAAGCcagtcaaacaaaagaaaagagccTTCGTAATAGACAGACAAATCGCCATCAGGTCGGAAGTAGACAAGCTACTAGCAGCAGGCTTCATCAGAAGAGTGTATTACCCGGAGTGGCTATCCAATGTCGTGCTCATAAAAAGCCAAACGGGAAATGGAGATTGTGCATAG